TGAAGGACTCGCGGACTACGGGCAAAATGGCCGCGATCCTCTTTCTGGATTTGGACCGTTTCAAAAACATCAACGATACCCTCGGCCATCATGTTGGCAAAATCAAGGATTTCCGCATTTAAGCATTTCCGTCAACATTTCCGCAAAGCAGATCGAGCAGCTCTCGTTAAAA
The sequence above is a segment of the Ferviditalea candida genome. Coding sequences within it:
- a CDS encoding diguanylate cyclase domain-containing protein → MAFHDALTNLPNRLMFNKHLKSTLKDSRTTGKMAAILFLDLDRFKNINDTLGHHVGKIKDFRI